One Antiquaquibacter oligotrophicus genomic region harbors:
- a CDS encoding HRDC domain-containing protein → MSSPEETPATERAEVPVQAEHEFVDVIADRERYLEAVDTIRQGHGPIAIDAERASGYRYSQRAYLIQVFRRGSGTFLFDPPAIGDFSELNEAIIDEEWVLHAASQDLTCLREVGLDPRRIFDTELAARLAGMPRVGLGTVVEELLGIHLAKEHSAADWSTRPLPQSWLVYAALDVELLVDVRDKLDDILSEAGKSEIAAQEFQSVLGRDLVITRAEPWRRLGGLHTVRGQRNLAVARELWIARDAYAREIDTAPGRLVPDSALSAVARVLPESKRQLAGMKEFTGRASRSQIDRWWNAIQAGVTTTDLPALRVQGDSVPPPRVWAEKNPVADARLKKARLAVTTIATEMSLPVENLLTPETLRRVAWTPPTAVTPEAVGLALEELGARPWQIAATAQVIAQAFVEADQNAERPSEPTS, encoded by the coding sequence GTGAGTAGTCCGGAGGAGACGCCCGCAACGGAGCGGGCAGAGGTACCCGTTCAGGCCGAGCACGAGTTCGTCGACGTCATCGCAGACCGCGAAAGATATCTCGAGGCCGTGGACACAATCCGACAAGGTCACGGACCGATCGCGATCGATGCAGAACGCGCATCCGGCTACCGCTACTCCCAGCGCGCTTATCTCATTCAGGTCTTCCGCCGTGGATCGGGCACGTTCCTCTTCGATCCCCCAGCGATCGGCGACTTCTCCGAACTCAACGAGGCGATCATCGATGAGGAGTGGGTACTCCATGCCGCAAGCCAGGATCTGACCTGTCTTCGTGAAGTTGGGCTGGACCCTCGCCGAATTTTCGATACCGAACTCGCAGCTCGACTCGCGGGTATGCCTCGCGTCGGCCTCGGCACTGTCGTTGAAGAGCTGCTGGGCATCCACCTTGCCAAGGAGCACTCGGCCGCGGATTGGTCCACTCGCCCGCTCCCCCAATCGTGGCTGGTGTACGCCGCTCTCGACGTCGAGTTGCTCGTCGATGTGCGCGACAAATTGGATGACATCCTCTCCGAGGCCGGAAAGTCCGAGATTGCCGCGCAGGAGTTCCAGTCGGTCCTCGGTCGCGACCTCGTCATCACGCGTGCCGAGCCATGGCGCCGCCTTGGCGGGCTCCACACGGTCCGAGGTCAGCGAAATCTCGCTGTCGCTCGTGAATTATGGATCGCACGCGACGCCTACGCACGAGAGATCGATACGGCACCCGGGCGGCTCGTTCCCGACTCAGCCCTGTCAGCAGTAGCTCGAGTGTTGCCGGAGAGCAAACGTCAACTCGCGGGAATGAAAGAGTTCACCGGACGAGCCAGCCGCTCTCAGATCGACCGCTGGTGGAATGCGATCCAGGCTGGAGTAACGACCACAGACCTCCCCGCCCTTCGTGTCCAAGGTGACAGCGTCCCCCCACCCCGGGTGTGGGCGGAGAAGAACCCGGTCGCGGATGCCCGGCTCAAGAAAGCCCGCCTCGCGGTTACGACGATCGCGACGGAGATGTCGCTTCCCGTCGAGAATCTCCTGACGCCGGAGACCCTGCGCCGGGTCGCATGGACACCGCCAACGGCCGTGACGCCCGAAGCCGTGGGGCTCGCACTCGAGGAGCTTGGCGCGCGACCCTGGCAGATTGCGGCAACAGCACAGGTAATCGCGCAAGCCTTTGTCGAGGCCGACCAAAACGCCGAGCGGCCGAGCGAACCCACCTCGTAG
- a CDS encoding DUF3000 domain-containing protein has product MSESPQSPRPFAGAIEAIRSAELRPELLLSEIPAPSTLAPWSFALAADVKPARHGADSDMGTGRFVLLYDPSAPEAWGGVFRVICYVQAPLETEMGVDPFLAEVAWSWLIDALDNRGAAYSAASGTATRILSTGFGELAAQGDGAQVEIRASWTPADELVASHVESWGDLLCMLAGLPPAVEGVSLLSARRVGRE; this is encoded by the coding sequence GTGTCTGAGTCTCCGCAGTCTCCGCGACCCTTCGCTGGTGCGATCGAGGCCATTCGTTCGGCCGAACTCCGGCCAGAACTCCTGCTCTCGGAGATCCCTGCCCCCAGCACTCTCGCTCCGTGGTCTTTCGCGCTTGCCGCGGACGTTAAACCGGCTCGGCACGGCGCCGATTCTGACATGGGGACCGGCCGGTTTGTGCTCCTCTACGACCCATCGGCACCGGAGGCATGGGGCGGAGTGTTCCGCGTAATCTGCTACGTGCAGGCCCCGCTCGAGACCGAGATGGGGGTCGATCCCTTCCTCGCTGAAGTCGCATGGTCGTGGCTCATCGACGCTCTCGACAATCGCGGCGCGGCGTATAGCGCCGCATCGGGCACGGCCACGCGCATCCTGTCCACGGGATTCGGCGAGCTCGCAGCCCAGGGTGACGGTGCCCAGGTCGAAATACGTGCGTCATGGACACCCGCGGACGAACTCGTTGCGTCGCATGTGGAAAGCTGGGGTGACCTGTTGTGCATGCTTGCCGGCCTACCGCCGGCCGTTGAGGGAGTGAGTCTGTTGTCTGCCCGCCGAGTAGGACGTGAGTAG